A region of the Fusobacteria bacterium ZRK30 genome:
AAAAGAAGAAGAAAAAATAGCGGCAGAGCGAAATGTCAAAATTAGATTAGAAATTAAAAAAATGGTGAAAGGGACGTATAAGGAGATTGATTTACTTCATCTATCTGATGTTCAGCCAATTCCAGGGGAGAAGTTAGTTCCCAGAGTGGTTTATAGCATGGATAATGTATCTTTGAGGGGTTTAAATGTTCCTAATAAGAAGCAAAAATTCTTTGAAATTATGGTACCTACGGCAATGATTGTGGTAGAAGAGATCGAAGAGACCAGAGAGAGCTTAAAATTAATTATGGAAGGCAAGAGAGACAGAGATGAAGAATACCTTTCAAAGATGTATGCTAAGTACAGGGTTAAGGAAAAAGATATAGAAGTTTTATATCATAAATTAAAACCTGTTCCTATTTCAATCCTTCTTTCTCAAGCTATTTTAGAAAGTGGCTGGGGGACCTCTAGATTTTTTGAAAAAGCAAATAATATATTTGGTGTATGGTCGGTAGATCCTACTGAACCTAGGATAAAAGCTGGAGAAGCCAGGGTAAATAAACAGGTGTACTTAAGGAGCTATCCTACATTAAAAGAATCTATGGCTGATTATATGAAATTGTTGGCTAGGCATAAAGCCTATAGTGAATTCCGTGAAAAACTCCAGGTGACAGATGACTATAAGATTTTAGTTCCCAAACTAGACAAATACAGCGAGATGGAGGAGATCTATATCAGCAGACTTCTAGCTACTATTGAATATAATAAACTGTACCAATATGACAGGTATGAATTTGAATAGAGAGTGG
Encoded here:
- a CDS encoding glucosaminidase domain-containing protein, which encodes MGIKLFLLYLVVVIINFSQLEDRVVKKSTELKKVQGKKDKKEEEKIAAERNVKIRLEIKKMVKGTYKEIDLLHLSDVQPIPGEKLVPRVVYSMDNVSLRGLNVPNKKQKFFEIMVPTAMIVVEEIEETRESLKLIMEGKRDRDEEYLSKMYAKYRVKEKDIEVLYHKLKPVPISILLSQAILESGWGTSRFFEKANNIFGVWSVDPTEPRIKAGEARVNKQVYLRSYPTLKESMADYMKLLARHKAYSEFREKLQVTDDYKILVPKLDKYSEMEEIYISRLLATIEYNKLYQYDRYEFE